In Duganella zoogloeoides, a single genomic region encodes these proteins:
- a CDS encoding TonB-dependent siderophore receptor gives MLFPIAGPIACAVALLVSMPVQAQTPPAQSVQQDYQIAAGALGPALRSFAMRAGVALTFTADQTDGKRTAGLRGAVGVPDGFARLLEGTGLDVVRLDNGGYVLRAAPPAADATTLRAVTVSAAVSPVTEGSGSYTAAAASTATRMALSLRETPQSVSVLTRQQIEDQGLVSLDDAVMAITGLVAQKGYYAGNSGSFSARGFPITNMMLDGLPTSMGANGTFNADNADLVIYDRVELVRGANGLTSGSGNPSATLNLVRKRPTAQRQATATASIGRWNDVQLQFDAAGALNDAKSVRGRVVVAGQDQDQFYDVAHDRTRQLYGIVEADIARDATLTLGAHYRRMNNDGGSQGLPTRDNGDQLGLPRSANLSNAYDFWDQTDKTVFAEIDQRFDNGWRARLAATRKWQDLDMAFTSLGGSESRYTHNTQVYGLNNVQSSFDAMAGGPFVLLGRKHEMTVGLSRRKAVNNNFGDWGVRATPLPFDPFNWNAYAAAQPTPNLQRWGLGSTLRETGAYGSARFSITDPLAVIVGARSSWYDYTNDRAGTGYKVTREITPYAGLVYDLNAIHSLYASWTEIFQPQSGVDARGDLLKPLTGTNYEAGVKGEYFGGLLNASAAVFDIRQENRPMTDRSGPSPCPSTGSTFCTRAAGEVESRGIEFEVSGEITPGWQASAGYTYVEAKFKRDTDATNNGKLFDPDLPRHQLKVATSYRLPGDLQRWRVGGSLYAQNSIFSSDDSNIRQGGYTYVGLHAGYQFSEQLSVRLNVNNVFDKTYYQGIGWTTGGNMYGTPRNATVTLQYKL, from the coding sequence ATGCTCTTTCCGATCGCAGGCCCGATCGCCTGTGCGGTCGCCTTGCTGGTCTCCATGCCGGTCCAGGCGCAAACACCGCCCGCGCAATCGGTTCAACAGGATTATCAAATCGCCGCCGGCGCGCTCGGTCCCGCGCTGCGCAGCTTTGCCATGCGCGCCGGCGTGGCGCTCACGTTCACCGCCGACCAGACCGATGGCAAGCGCACCGCCGGCTTGCGCGGCGCTGTCGGGGTGCCGGATGGCTTTGCGCGACTGCTCGAGGGAACGGGCCTTGACGTGGTCCGATTGGACAATGGCGGCTACGTACTGCGCGCCGCGCCACCGGCAGCCGATGCCACCACGCTGCGTGCGGTGACCGTCAGCGCTGCCGTCTCGCCGGTGACCGAGGGTTCCGGCTCGTACACGGCAGCTGCCGCCAGCACCGCCACCCGCATGGCGCTGTCGCTGCGCGAGACGCCGCAATCGGTCAGCGTGCTTACCCGCCAGCAGATCGAGGACCAGGGCCTGGTATCGCTCGACGATGCCGTGATGGCGATCACCGGCCTGGTGGCGCAGAAGGGCTACTACGCCGGCAATTCCGGCAGCTTCAGCGCGCGCGGTTTTCCGATCACGAACATGATGCTTGACGGCCTGCCCACCAGCATGGGCGCCAACGGCACCTTCAATGCCGACAACGCCGACCTGGTGATTTACGACCGGGTGGAGTTGGTGCGCGGCGCCAATGGCCTGACCAGCGGCAGCGGCAATCCGTCGGCCACCCTCAACCTGGTGCGCAAGCGCCCGACCGCGCAGCGCCAGGCCACGGCGACTGCCAGCATCGGTCGCTGGAACGACGTGCAATTGCAGTTCGACGCGGCTGGCGCCCTCAACGACGCCAAGTCTGTGCGCGGCAGGGTGGTGGTGGCGGGCCAGGACCAGGACCAGTTTTACGACGTGGCGCACGACCGCACCAGGCAGCTGTACGGCATCGTGGAAGCCGATATCGCACGCGATGCCACGCTCACTCTCGGCGCGCACTACCGCCGCATGAACAACGACGGCGGTTCCCAGGGCCTGCCGACCAGGGATAACGGCGACCAGCTTGGCCTGCCGCGCTCGGCCAACCTCAGTAACGCCTACGACTTCTGGGACCAGACCGACAAGACCGTGTTTGCCGAAATCGACCAGCGCTTCGACAACGGCTGGAGAGCCCGGCTGGCGGCCACCCGCAAGTGGCAGGACCTGGACATGGCCTTCACGTCGCTGGGCGGCAGCGAGAGCCGCTACACCCACAACACGCAGGTCTATGGCCTCAACAACGTGCAAAGCAGCTTCGATGCGATGGCGGGCGGGCCGTTCGTGCTGCTGGGCCGCAAGCACGAGATGACGGTGGGACTGAGTCGCCGCAAGGCTGTCAACAACAACTTCGGCGACTGGGGCGTGCGCGCCACGCCGCTGCCGTTCGATCCGTTCAACTGGAACGCGTATGCGGCTGCGCAGCCCACGCCCAACCTGCAGCGCTGGGGCCTGGGCAGCACACTGCGCGAGACCGGTGCGTACGGTTCCGCGCGGTTCAGCATCACCGATCCGCTGGCCGTCATCGTCGGTGCGCGTTCGAGCTGGTACGACTACACCAACGACCGCGCCGGCACCGGCTACAAGGTCACGCGCGAAATCACGCCGTACGCCGGCCTGGTATACGACCTGAACGCCATTCACTCGCTGTACGCCAGCTGGACCGAGATCTTCCAGCCGCAAAGCGGCGTCGATGCGCGCGGCGACCTGCTCAAGCCTCTCACCGGCACCAACTACGAGGCGGGCGTGAAAGGCGAGTATTTCGGCGGCCTGCTCAACGCCAGCGCGGCGGTGTTCGACATCCGCCAGGAAAACCGGCCCATGACCGACCGCAGCGGCCCGTCGCCATGCCCGAGCACCGGCAGCACGTTCTGCACGCGCGCCGCTGGCGAGGTGGAAAGCCGTGGGATCGAATTCGAAGTGAGCGGCGAGATCACGCCGGGCTGGCAGGCCAGCGCCGGCTACACGTACGTGGAGGCCAAGTTCAAGCGCGACACAGACGCCACCAACAACGGCAAGCTGTTCGACCCGGACCTGCCGCGCCACCAGCTCAAGGTAGCCACCAGCTACCGGTTGCCGGGCGACTTGCAGCGCTGGCGGGTGGGTGGTTCGCTGTACGCGCAAAACAGCATCTTCTCGTCGGACGACAGCAATATCCGCCAGGGCGGCTACACCTACGTGGGCCTGCACGCCGGCTACCAGTTTTCCGAGCAGCTCAGCGTGCGCCTGAATGTCAACAACGTGTTCGACAAGACCTACTACCAGGGTATCGGCTGGACCACCGGCGGCAATATGTACGGCACGCCGCGCAATGCCACGGTGACCTTGCAGTACAAGCTGTAA
- a CDS encoding FecR domain-containing protein: protein MMGSSDVPLAGGQPISAAAADGAAEWLTTFMSGAVEETDRARWRQWRAEHPDNDRAWLHLEAVCARLQGLHGNGAYRALSAPDGGQTSHAGRRRALALLAGVGVAGVAGWHLHRSTVLQSLVADLRTGVGERRTWTLDDGTRLVLNTASAVDVRFDSNQRLLVLVAGEICVVTGHADGDRRPFTVQTAQGRVRALGTAFTVRQRDGRTDVVVQHGAVALAPTKAVPLVLGAGQRTWFSSGQAAPPVAAGSDDIAWTLGSLVADDMRLADFLAELGRYRRGVLRCDPAVADLRFSAVFPLQDTDRILAMLPNSLPVRVRLHTRYWVSVQADPAHAPKK, encoded by the coding sequence ATGATGGGCAGCAGTGACGTCCCGCTGGCTGGCGGCCAGCCGATCAGCGCTGCCGCCGCCGACGGCGCGGCCGAATGGCTCACCACCTTCATGTCCGGTGCGGTCGAGGAAACCGACCGCGCGCGCTGGCGCCAGTGGCGTGCCGAACACCCTGACAACGACCGCGCCTGGCTGCACCTCGAGGCGGTGTGCGCGCGCCTGCAAGGCTTGCATGGCAACGGCGCCTACCGGGCGCTGTCAGCGCCAGATGGCGGCCAGACCAGCCACGCCGGCCGGCGCCGGGCGCTGGCGCTGCTGGCCGGCGTTGGCGTGGCAGGTGTCGCCGGCTGGCATCTGCACCGCTCCACTGTCTTGCAGTCGCTGGTGGCCGACCTGCGCACCGGCGTTGGCGAGCGCCGCACCTGGACGCTCGACGACGGCACCCGCCTGGTCCTCAACACCGCCAGCGCGGTCGATGTGCGGTTCGACAGCAACCAGCGTTTGCTAGTGCTGGTGGCCGGCGAAATCTGCGTGGTTACCGGCCACGCCGATGGCGATCGGCGGCCGTTTACCGTGCAAACCGCACAGGGCAGGGTACGTGCGCTGGGCACTGCCTTCACCGTACGCCAGCGCGACGGCCGCACCGACGTGGTGGTGCAGCACGGCGCGGTGGCGCTGGCGCCGACGAAGGCTGTGCCGCTGGTGCTGGGGGCCGGCCAACGCACGTGGTTCTCGTCGGGCCAGGCCGCCCCGCCGGTGGCTGCCGGCAGCGACGATATCGCCTGGACCCTGGGCAGCCTGGTGGCCGACGACATGCGCCTGGCCGATTTTCTCGCTGAACTGGGGCGCTATCGGCGCGGCGTGCTGCGCTGCGATCCCGCCGTGGCCGACCTGCGCTTCTCGGCCGTCTTCCCGTTACAGGACACCGACCGCATCCTCGCCATGCTGCCCAATTCGCTGCCGGTACGGGTGCGGCTGCATACGCGGTATTGGGTGTCGGTGCAAGCCGATCCTGCGCACGCCCCGAAAAAATAA
- a CDS encoding sigma-70 family RNA polymerase sigma factor, producing MPGVNPVEALYLDHHAWLRGWINRRLDNRSEAADLAHDAFVSVIKAGQAADIREPRPFLATIAQRLLAHRHRRHVLEAAYLEALAALPEALAPSPEERLLALEALQQIDRALDGLPAPVREAFLLAQFEGLTYDQIAQRLQVSASSVKQYLTRANRQCLFALPA from the coding sequence ATGCCCGGTGTCAACCCTGTCGAAGCGCTGTATCTCGATCACCACGCCTGGCTGCGCGGCTGGATCAACCGGCGTCTCGACAACCGCAGCGAGGCGGCCGACCTGGCCCACGATGCCTTTGTCAGCGTGATCAAGGCGGGGCAGGCCGCCGACATCCGCGAGCCGCGCCCCTTCCTGGCGACGATCGCGCAGCGCCTGCTGGCGCATCGCCACCGCCGCCACGTGCTGGAGGCAGCCTATCTCGAAGCCCTGGCGGCGCTGCCCGAAGCGCTGGCGCCATCTCCCGAAGAACGCTTGCTGGCGCTCGAAGCGCTGCAACAGATCGACCGCGCGCTCGACGGTTTGCCGGCGCCGGTGCGCGAAGCCTTCCTGCTGGCCCAGTTCGAGGGCCTGACCTACGACCAGATCGCGCAGCGCCTGCAGGTGTCCGCCAGCTCGGTCAAGCAGTACCTTACCCGCGCCAACCGCCAGTGCCTGTTCGCGCTGCCCGCATGA